DNA sequence from the Lagenorhynchus albirostris chromosome 13, mLagAlb1.1, whole genome shotgun sequence genome:
GGGAGATTCATCTTTCTCTTCTGAATATTAACCATACCTCAACAAAGATAATCTTGCAACCTAAAACATCTCTGGGAATCTAAAACGTTGTATTTACTGCTCAGGCTTTAGTTGCAACATAATATGCTTATATTTGAATATACATTAactgaaatacatttctttaaaacatttttctcaacttATTTTTGGTTGACCAGCTCTCTGAAAGTCCCAATGTTcttgatgatttttcttttcccacttgTTGCCAATGTAATTAATTTAGCATTATTGGCTTCCTTGAAGGAAGACTATCTCCTGCTTTTTTAAGGATcatatttaatactttaaaatttaaactttttgatAACTTGCTTTACAACTTTAACTCTTTAAACCGTTCCATACTACTGAGGTACCAGGGAATACATATGGAATGTAgcttttgttcctttaaaaaagttAGTTCTATCACTTACAGGACTGTGACTCTTGACCAGGCAACGGATAGTGCAAAAATAATTGGAAGGGCTGCACTAAACATGTTTCATACAATGAAACTCAACATATCGGACATGAGAGGGGTGAGTAGTAACATATTAAAACAGGCTTTTCtgtaatgtttttcttatttgagGGTTGATCGGAGGGTGGTCGTGGTGCCGTTCAGGGGGTTTATATGCAGCTTTTGCAGCTCCAGAAACTGAAAAACGACTTTCTCATCTGAGCTGGTCTCCTTATTTAAGAATTCACATTTGGTCTGAAATCTGTTTTCTGCTTAGAATAGTAAGTATCATATCTTGAATTTTTATAGTGCCTTTCTTTTAAACAACCAAAGACCTATCTTAACATGCGTTATTTGCTTCCTGCTCTGGTTCCCGCAGAAGGAGACGGGGCTGGAGGGAGTGTGAAGCCGCAAATGTTTCTTGACCTTTAAGGTTCTTTTTCATCAGAAGTTTGTTCTGATGTCTGATAAACGATGATCTAGAAGGGAGAGTTTACCATGGGCACGTGAGGATGCATGATCAGTGAGAGGGCATCAAAAATGTGAAAgccttcattttcttaaagattAACCTTTGTAGGTTGTGTGTGAGTAAAGGATGGTTACTCGCTTGGTATGGGTGTTGTGGAAGGATTAAAAAGTCActaagccgggcttccctggtggcgcagtggttgagagtccgcctgctgttgcaggggacacggtccgggaagatcccacatgccgcggggccgctgagcctgtgcgtccggagcctgtgctccgcaacgggagaggcccgtgtaccgcaaaaaaaaaaaaaaagtcactaagCCAACAGTGATGATCCTCCTCCCTGGAGTACTGTCATGGGCAGGGGGCGGTGCTTATCTGTGCGGATACCTGCCGCGTACCCACTGCCCACCCTACCCCCACTCCCGGTTTTTATTGACAAAAATGATAGGTAAAGTAAGGTTGCAAGTAGACTGTCCCCTGGTTAAATTTtgttcaagttttattttaaaaacttaattgggacttccctggcggtccagtggttaggacttggcgctttcactgccgtgggcccggggccaatccctggtcagggaactaagagcccacaggccgcacggcgtggccaaaaataaacaaacacaaaaactcaATTGATGAGAACTTCAGTGGGTACAGTATTCCACTTTTTTGGAGTTCCTGATTTTGAAGAGATAATGTTTGGGTAGATTAGATACTCTAAAATTGAGAGTAGCTAGTATAGGTAGTATAGAAGTTGTTTTTGTAATAAACTGTATAAAAGGCTGtttgaatttaactttttttcctagAAACCTATTTTATTCTGGTTCTAGGTTGGGATTCATGTGAATCAGTTGGTTCCGACTAATCCAAACCCCTCTGCATGTCCCAGTCGCCCGGCAGTTCAGTCAAGCCACTGTCCTGGTGGGTCACACTCTGTCCTTGACCTCCTCCAAGTTCAGAAAGCTAAGAAGCCTACGGAAGAGGAGCACAAGGAAGGTCAGTGCTCGTCAGCGTGGTTCTCGTTTGGAGCTTATACCGTCCGGAGTGGGAAGTTAGTGTACAGGTCGTCCAGCCTTGCTGCCTGTGACTCTCAGAAACACCCTGACATTCTGAATTATGATGAATCAGTAATAAAGCCTTATCTGTAATGGATTAAAGTgcacccttcctcccctccctccccctcagcgAAGAGGCTATTTTACGTCATTTCCTGTGTTTTCAGTATTTCTGGCTGCTATGGATCTGGAAGTTTCATCTGCCTCTAGAACTTGCACTTTCTTGccatctctgtcttcacatctGACATCAAGTGTCAGTCCTGTTACTACTAGCAAAGCCGAGTCCTCAGGGAAATGGAATGGTCTACATCCTCCCATCAGTTTAAAATCAAGACTTAACCTGAGTATAGAGGTCCCATCACCTTCCCAGGTATGTATTTATAGTTGTAAATATGATGTCAGTGCAAAAGTAGTTTTACAGTAGGAATGATGTTTTTAAGTTATCAGTACAgccaagaaagggagaaagggcagCTTGACAGGGTGGATCATGGTGTTAGTTCCAAATGGGAAACAAGTTCAGGGCAAGATTGTGCTTTTGCAAAGATTTGCGACTCTCGCGGGTTGTAAAACATGGATGAGAAAGCCCGTTCTGTGAACTGCCACTGTCGGCAGCCTCTGGACCTCCCTCTCACAGTTGTGATCACATGGACACAGCTCTGGTCAACAGCACGGCTTTGCTGCTCATTAGTAGAGGCATTTTGTCAAAGGTTTCTCTTGCATGATTTGCAAACAGTTCTCTCTATAGGGTAAATGATTTTCCTAACACCAGCTATTAATTCCATTGGTGTGGTCTGTAAACATGGTATGCTGTTGGCATTTTTGCTTCTTGGAAACTTTACATAGCACTTTAAGCTCTGTTGGGAAAATCAGTTTTCTCTGTTCCCCTAAGTGGTGGGATGTGCTGGCTGTGAGGCCAGGGAAAGGGGCGATTGAGAAATGCTTGCACTAGGTCCCTGGTGCTGGCGAGCTACCCCAAAATGGTGGCTCCTAGCGAGGTAAGACTGGCCTACCGGCGTATGGTAATTGCTTGTTTTCAAAGGGATGGATGGGCAGAGGATTCTAGTGTGTAGGCTGGAGAGTTGAGCTTCTAGAATCCCTTTTTCCTAGCTTGCTGCTCAGacgaatataatttatatttgggGGCAGACAGTCTCCTGTCTGAAAGGTAAACAAGCCTCTGACCCAGGACTCTTGACCTCATCCCAGAAATGGACATGCACCTTAGGCACTGGCCGCTTCCCCTGGGCAAAGTTTAAGATTTGAGCTTGACAAGGGCCCGCCTGTCTGTCTGTTCCTGTGCAGGAGGTTCAGTGAGGAGACATGGCTGAGCTGACCCTGGGGTACCGGCCAGGGGCCTGCCCTTGTCATCTCGAGTCCACGCATGACCAGCCAGGCATCAGTGGCAAAAGGCCAAGATGTTTCAAAAACGTGCTGGTTTGGGGGTGGCTCTCCTAGCTTGATGATCTGCACCTTGTGTTCACTATCCATGATGTTGCAATGGAAAGGAAAGTGGGGCATGAACTCTGCAAATGCATCCTCTCAGCATCTGTCTGGTGTCTTACAGCTAGATCAGTCTGTCTTGGAAGCGCTTCCACCTGATCTCCGGGAGCAGGTGGAGCAAGTGTGTGCTGCGCAGCAGGGGCAGCCGCCTGGCGACAGGAGGAGAGAGCCCGTAAACGGCTACAGCACAGGGGTGTTGCCACAGCCAGCTGGGACAGTGCTGTTACAAATACCGGAACCTCAAGAATCTAACAGCGATGGGGGAATTAATGTAATAGCCCTTCCAGCATTTTCACAGGTGAATTGAATTGAGGCCCTTCTACCATAGTGTGAATATCCTCGGCCATCTGGCTCCCAGCTCAGGgcacttctcttttccttttctcctttgcccCTTAACCTCCCAGTGGCTGACTCCGTcccttgggggaggagggatggccTGTCTCCGCATCACCTGCGGGACACAAACTGACAGAGCAGCCAAGTATGGACAACAGAgggcagagaagagggagaggctaTGGGATGTGGGCGCTCACAGCTTCCACCCCAAAGACAGAAACACTGTTTCATTGGCCTGAGAAGACCCTGGGCCACACCCGAGTGCCAGGGTGAAGATGTGTAACCGTACACTagggacagtaacacaatcagagtttGATGTTTAAGAAAAACATCACATATGCACCTGTTTTCTTGCGTTTTGCTTCTCATTTCCTACTAGTGCTTCTTGCCCTGGTTGTTCTgcacagtgtttttgttttgtttttttaactaagTCAATTCACATTCAAAGCTGTATTCCTTATTCTCACCCTATAACCTTGTGAGGATTTATGAGCTTTGACACTGAGGACCTAATTCATACAGATCAGAAAAGTATGATttgaaataaagtctattttgtgaaaaatataaaCCAGCCGCCTATATAGAGTCAGCTCAGGTTTGACTTTGAACTTTCTCTTTTCCACCAGGTGGACCCTGAGGTGTTTGCGGCCCTTCCAGCAGAGCTTCAAAAGGAGCTGAAAGCAGCCTACGATCAAAGACAAAGGCAGGGAGAAAACACCCTTCACCCGCAGCAGGCCAGCACATCCGGTAAGCTTTGCAAGTGACACGTAACAGAAGTGAAGATGTGAGACATGAAATTGTTGTTTGAGTGTTGTAGTATATATATGTGATGGCCCAAGTCTTTAAGCTGTTAGTCATGTTCAGTGCTCTTCACATCAGGGGAACGGAACTAGTACGCAGTACAGGTTAAGTGCTGTCAAGAGTCCTAGGTGGATTTGTATCTGTAGCTTCTTGACTTAAAAGTCTGAACAAGCTGTTACCCAGAAATCTTTTGAATTGATTATCTGTCAAGCCAGTTGTCCTTTGAGACCGATCCTTCAGAGGATGTAGGTTTAAAGCCCAGAATGTGAAGAAGGTTTCTGAACATGCGTCACAAATaccacatttaaaatgaaaacagaatactGCCCTGCTGAACTGCTGGAAGGAATTCGCCTGTGAGTTTTCATTGACTGCTGCGAGCCCCGTATAGACTAGCAGGTCCCAAATGTCACCAGTAAGTGGCTGAGCAACCCTAGGAAATGCAGGGCCACCTCAGGGAGGCCTGtgctgtgtgcgtgcgtgcgtgtgttcAGGGCTGCTCTTGGGAGGAGGAAAGGGCCCGTGCTGCTCTCCAGGCATGTGGTGTTGAGGATCTTATGTCCATCTTCTTTTAGTGCCAAAGAACCCGCTACTGCAGTTAAAACCAGCAGcggtgaaagaaaagaaaagaaacaagaaaaaaagctcCATCAGTCCCCCCAGAAAGATTCAGAGCCCTTTGAAAAATATGCTGCTTAACAGTCCTGCAAAAACTCTGCCAGGGGCCTGTGGCAGTCCCCAGAAGTTAGTTGATGGATTTCTAAAACATGAAGGTCCTGCCTCTGAGAAACCTCTGGTAATTTCTTTCATGCTTTTTAAACTTTGACCTTCTCCTTCCATCGGATGTTTATGTACTCGATGTTATGTAAATATAGCActttctattatttgttttcttaacagGGAGAACTCTCTGCTTCCACTTCAGGTGTTGCTGGCCTTTCTGGTTTGCAGCCTGAGCTGTCTGCGTGTGTTAGACCCCCAGCACCCAACCTAGCTGGAGCTGTGGAATTCAGTGATGTGAAGACCTTGCTCAGAGAATGGATAACTACCATTTCAGGTTGGCCTGGCTGGTACTGAGATGTGATGTCCTATGACTACAGAACATGAACTCAGCTCTGTAGAGGAACTATTTTCCTAAATCGAATGAGCGTaaaccagccccccccccccaaccttCTGACCTCTGTGGGCGGCTCGGAAAGGTTCCTTACCACAGCTCACTCGTGTGGCAGCTCTGAGTCACTATCATAGCACATAGTTTCCTTGGTCCCTGCAGATCGCTGCCCTTTCTCCTTCAAAAGCATAAGTTGGTCCTCATTTGAGATTTCTCCCCTCTCTAGATCCAATGGAAGAAGACATTCTGCAAGTTGTGAAATACTGCACTGATCTAATAGAGGAAAAAGATTTGGAAAAACTGGACCTagttataaaatacatgaaaaggtaACTATTCGGTGCTTtacccaaagggaaaaaaagacagcatGTCTGTCACCACAGCTACTGGAGGGAGGTCATGAGCGAGCCGTGCCCTTTCTGGCCATCAGTTGCGGTACGGTAACTGCTCTTCAGCATTGCTGAaaagggaagccctgtattttgaATGCCAGAGAAAGAGGTGCCGTAACATTGACTGGGGAGCATAAAACGGTCAAAACGACGAGATTGCTCCTCCTCTCAAGGTTTATAGAGTTTAAACCATAGAAGTACGTTTTTGAGTGTATTTATATAGAGACGTTAAAACCCTAAATATCAAATATATGTTAAACAGATTCTTGAAGGAATGGGTCTTTCCTGATCGCTTGTCTCTCCTCACCTGCAGGCTGATGCAGCAGTCGGTGGAGTCGGTTTGGAATATGGCATTTGACTTTATTCTAGACAATGTTCAGGTGGTTTTACAGCAAACCTACGGAAGCACATTGAAAGTTACATGAACATCACCAGGGAGCCTGCTGCTCTCCGCTAGCTGTGCCATAAGTGCTTGTGAGGTATTTGCAAAGTGCATGATAGTAACGCtctgagttttataattttaaatttctttttaagccacgtgtttttgtacatttcttttcAATAAGTGCCAAATTTGTCAGTATTGCATGTAAATAACTGTGTTAATTCTTTTACTGTAGCATAGATTCTGTTTACAAAATGTTTGTTTATAAAGTTTTATGGATTTTTACAGTGAAGTGTTTACAGTTGTTTAATAAAGAACTGTATGTATATTTTGTACAGGCTCCTTTTTGTGAATCCTTTAGGAAGCAAATCCTGAACTATTACGGCTGGACCGTTACACGCTTCATGCTAAGCTTTGAAATGCCTGAGGGGGCCCAGACTGGTGTTCTACTTGTTCCAAGCAAGGGTAAAGAAAGCTTCCAAATACTCTGATCACGCCTGACCCAAAGCATGAACACAGGAACATGTTAAGAAAATCTTCTTTACTTCTTCCAAGTGGAggaatttacatatttttgaattagaacacacacacaattgaagATTAAGTTTTTCCTGGGAAAAATTATGTCCCCCAGATGGTTTAGAGGTTTTGTCTTTGCCTCTACTGGCCCTTGAGAAACTTCAATCATAATGAAGAATGGTCcagattttcaaatgtatataaaagtatttttctatGCTATATGTTATGccataacactttaaaaatagtttataattcTATGCCAGTGAATACTCAGGAACATTTTCTTCCAACACCCCACACTGACTTCATTCAACACTGTGCTATAAATAGGTAGTCAGATATTAGGGATCTGCCAGAAGAATTACTCTGATGCTAATAGATCTCTTACCTCAGGGACCCACTTCCCACATTCTTCAGGAAAACCATAAGAAACTAGCTTCAATCAATCAGACTAATATGAAGAAACCACTATGATGCCTCTGTAACAACAACTCAGTGTTTACACTAAGTCCAAACAGGTAATCAACACCCTATTGATTGTCTCATCAGAAAATGTATGCATGATGGAATTTGCTAGGACAAAATAGACCAAGATGGAGGTATAAGAATTCCTAATGTTAACATGTGCTGGTACACAAGGTATGATAGTTAATAAAAACAGTTTGAGAGAACGAGCTGCACGGGGATGGAGACTCGCAGAAGAGCAGCTACGCTGACATGAAGCCTAGCAGAGCTCGCGGGTCAACGTCTGGGTTCTTTATTGGAGTTCAGAACTGTGCTGATTACAGTGGACTCTCACGACCACACAAGCAGTAAGTAGCAGCCAGTTTTGCTTTACACCGTGGTTTCACACAAAGCAGATAAATACCAGAACGCCTAATCTTCTATCTTAAAAAATTCCTAAGGGCATATGGCAGAAGAACGCatggggggaaagaaaaaaaaaccaccactgTGGGAAGGGTATGCATAAATAAGTATTTCTTACCTCAAAAAAGTCCCAAGTATCAGAAAATCTGCAGAAGCTTGGTTAATCAAATACTGCAGTACTGATTTAATCAGTATAAAATTGAAAGAGCTTTAGATCTGtaataaaaatccaaatttgGGGAAGGGCAACCTTTAAAACAGCAGCCAGTAGAGGAGGACTGGGAAAGGCGTGGACGAGTGCACAGGCACGCCGGAGCTGTGGGGACGTGTAA
Encoded proteins:
- the REV1 gene encoding DNA repair protein REV1 isoform X4, giving the protein MFFGQAKQLCPSLQAVPYDFHAYKEVARTMYETLASYTHSIEAVSCDEALVDITEILAETRLTPDEFANAVRTEIKDQTKCAASVGIGSNILLARMATRKAKPDGQYHLKPEEVDDFIRGQLVTNLPGVGRSMESKLTSLGIRTCGDLQYMTMARLQKEFGPKTGQMLYRFCRGLDDRPVRTEKERKSVSAEINYGIRFTQPKEAEAFLLSLSEEIQRRLEAAGMKGKRLTLKIMVRKPGAPVETAKFGGHGICDNITRTVTLDQATDSAKIIGRAALNMFHTMKLNISDMRGVGIHVNQLVPTNPNPSACPSRPAVQSSHCPGGSHSVLDLLQVQKAKKPTEEEHKEVFLAAMDLEVSSASRTCTFLPSLSSHLTSSVSPVTTSKAESSGKWNGLHPPISLKSRLNLSIEVPSPSQLDQSVLEALPPDLREQVEQVCAAQQGQPPGDRRREPVNGYSTGVLPQPAGTVLLQIPEPQESNSDGGINVIALPAFSQVDPEVFAALPAELQKELKAAYDQRQRQGENTLHPQQASTSVPKNPLLQLKPAAVKEKKRNKKKSSISPPRKIQSPLKNMLLNSPAKTLPGACGSPQKLVDGFLKHEGPASEKPLGELSASTSGVAGLSGLQPELSACVRPPAPNLAGAVEFSDVKTLLREWITTISDPMEEDILQVVKYCTDLIEEKDLEKLDLVIKYMKRLMQQSVESVWNMAFDFILDNVQVVLQQTYGSTLKVT
- the REV1 gene encoding DNA repair protein REV1 isoform X3 is translated as MCPSSLSSFDEQFSTLPSSEDSVSLHFPESPMKQLTPLVEGPRTLPRCGPEIPDSSMWENQDSAQTNGIDSVLSKAEIASCSYEARQVGIRNGMFFGQAKQLCPSLQAVPYDFHAYKEVARTMYETLASYTHSIEAVSCDEALVDITEILAETRLTPDEFANAVRTEIKDQTKCAASVGIGSNILLARMATRKAKPDGQYHLKPEEVDDFIRGQLVTNLPGVGRSMESKLTSLGIRTCGDLQYMTMARLQKEFGPKTGQMLYRFCRGLDDRPVRTEKERKSVSAEINYGIRFTQPKEAEAFLLSLSEEIQRRLEAAGMKGKRLTLKIMVRKPGAPVETAKFGGHGICDNITRTVTLDQATDSAKIIGRAALNMFHTMKLNISDMRGVGIHVNQLVPTNPNPSACPSRPAVQSSHCPGGSHSVLDLLQVQKAKKPTEEEHKEVFLAAMDLEVSSASRTCTFLPSLSSHLTSSVSPVTTSKAESSGKWNGLHPPISLKSRLNLSIEVPSPSQLDQSVLEALPPDLREQVEQVCAAQQGQPPGDRRREPVNGYSTGVLPQPAGTVLLQIPEPQESNSDGGINVIALPAFSQVDPEVFAALPAELQKELKAAYDQRQRQGENTLHPQQASTSVPKNPLLQLKPAAVKEKKRNKKKSSISPPRKIQSPLKNMLLNSPAKTLPGACGSPQKLVDGFLKHEGPASEKPLGELSASTSGVAGLSGLQPELSACVRPPAPNLAGAVEFSDVKTLLREWITTISDPMEEDILQVVKYCTDLIEEKDLEKLDLVIKYMKRLMQQSVESVWNMAFDFILDNVQVVLQQTYGSTLKVT